GCTTTCTTGTTTACCTAAGTGTTCTAGAGCAATAGTGGCAAAGAAGAGCTGTTATAGAGCAGAATTATCTCTATCCATGTGcaagaggaggagagaaaggattAGGATTTTTTCAGTTGAGAAGAGCGAGGCTGGACAGAAATAAGTGGGGTTTATGCACTTAGATAGAATAATGGTAACCCTGCCttcttttaaaaccaaaataccCAAGTAGGTTTCTTCTCACTTGCTTTTGCAGCTTTCAAAATAATGCATAGTTGTCATGAATTCTCTTGAGAACTCAGTGACTTTTGTGTGTCAAGTTTCTCTGTTATATTGTTAAAATGGATCTCTTATGAAAAAGCCTTCTAGATTTAGTTTTGATGTAATTTAGATTTAGTCTCACAGTAGTAGACTGGATAGAGAAACAGACTGCAATCTCATTTTAGCCAAAAGGATTAAATTGGCAAGATTAAAGTAGGAGGCCAAATTATTTACTTCTGTCCATCTTTaacttttgttgttgttgttgcagtGCTTGGTTTTAAATAGTGTTTACATAGTTGGGAGAGAGTGTTGTATGAAGCGTGATAGCCATGTGCTTATAGAAGGTGGAAATTCACCTGAGAAGCTATTTCACAAGCTATTTTTAGTGTGGCTAAGCACAGTCTAATATTGGTAAAAGCATCCAAGGCTAGAGCCGTGAAGCTGATCAATGGTACTGTCTTTGTCCATCTGCTGAAATCAGTTCAGGCAATGGTAAGGTTCTCTGCAGGAGCTAAGTTAGCAGCTGTGAtgttgaattttgtttttattttctttttgttgagGACTAAAACAGCTGATCTTAGTCTTCATCAACTTGTACAGTTCCAAATTCTCAAGGAACAGTAACTTTCATAATACATCATCTTTACAGGGCCAgaacagacagaagaaataCCAGATCAATCTTAAAAGTAGTTCAGGACCTATCAATGTGCTGCTTATAAATAAAGAATCGAGCTCCTCCAAGCCCATGGTGTTTCCAGTTCCTCCACCCGATGACCTTGCACAGCCCTCGTCTCAGCCTGCAACTCCAGCGACTCCAATTAAACcggctgcagctcctccaaaTCCCCCACATCATGACCCCAACCAAGGACAGCAGTTACCGAAAACAGCAGTTGCGGACACACCATCAGGTGGATCCAGGGGTTTTCCTACCTCTGATGGGTGAGGGAGGAAGgcagctggagggaaaaaagaaactgttaAGAAAGGTGGCAGACAAAGGAAAGATCAAGAATTTGCACAGGGTAGCAGCTGTCCATTAAAAAACTGCTCCAGGGGCTTAGTAACAGTTCTCAGGTTACAGACACCTCTTCCTCTTGTCTGGTGAAACAGATGCCTCCCTCACATTTTACCGTCTTACACTGAACAGGTTTTGGATGTAATCCTGTTAATTATTCTGAGGTGCTTCTCCAGAATGCATTATGGAGCAAAATTGCAAACCTCTTGACAGAGGATATGATTTGAACATGTACCTTTAAATGAGACTGATAATACAGGCACCAGTACCAGCTATTGTACCACAAGGTTGTTTACCTTCTTCCACATAGTCACAGTAAGAGGCTGCCTGAATAtcaggtatttttttcacagtaataGTAAATTAATAGgtaataggaaaataattaagaaaatgcTGTATTACAACTGCATTCCTGAGGGGTCCTGATTACCTTCATTTATTAACCTTTAATTAATTGACAGTTAATTAAATTGTGACTGTGGAAGGGGAAGACTCCTCTCACCTGATGCCAGACATTGGCCATGTTCTCCTCAAAAGGGGGCAGGTGCTGTGTGTTCTGTTTCACTGTAACAGACTTGTAACTTGCCTTCCTATCTGTATAGatggcagtgcccagcaggacagcacagcccccacagccccttACTCCAGCCTTCCGGAGCCAGAGCTCTACCCCAGCCTGTCTGGAGACAGTGCCCAAGCCTCAGCCAGCTCCAGTGACTACCAGAGCTTGCTGCCTCTGGATGTCAACTGTATTCTCAAGCCAAACTCATTTGACATTGCAAAGATGGAGGAGCCTGCAGGTAGGGTtcctgtttaaatatttcactggtTCCCTGACCCCTTCTCTTTGTGACCAAATGACCAATGAattacacagaggaaaaaataagtctCTCTCTATCTTCCAATGAAGCCATTGAGCCAGTTCTGGGGAGCATACAACTTTTGAGCAAATTAGTTTCTTTACCACCAAATAAGCTTCATGTTGTATATGGCTCTTGGATTTTAAGAGATAAGTGGGAAAAATGTACAAGGGGAGGGAAACTGAGAGATATAAAGATACTTTACACATACATGGCATACTATCTCTGCAGCTCCTACACTGCACAAGCCATAGTGTACTTGGCTTCAGTGTTTTAATGCAAAGAATGTGTTGACTGCTATaaacacatattaaaaaaccctGCATACATAAAGCATGTGCTCCCGTCTTTCACAGGAAGTATCAGTGGAGATATTATTGATGAACTCATGTCTTCTGATGGTGAGTATGTAGCATCCTTTCTAATAATCACAAGTAGCAGCATGGTTTTTGTGTATACAGCATTTAGAATGCATCTGCTAAATCTGATGCCAAGAGTCAGTATGAAACTACTTTCCCGTGTTGACTCCTCTGTCACTCCTGTCTTTGCTCCCCTTTCTATTCCCTGCAAGAGTTTTATTTAACaatcaaaatatgaaaactttAATCCAACAAGCACTTACATGCATGAATAACCCACCAGTACTTAATTTAGGGACAAAGAAAGAACAAGCTGATGCCTAGTCtgctgccttaaaaaaaatctggtttaatTCTCTTCCGCCTAAAGCTTTGTGCAGGTGCTTGGAGTACGTATTTCAGAACATAGTTCTGGATGCAGACTGATACATGTCCAGCTGTGGTACACTGACAGAACAAATGTCACCCATTTCACTTCTTGCACTTCTTTGCCATATGAGCGTAGCACTGAAACACAGCTACTATAGTATTCATGTGCTCGCTACCTCTCTGCCACTCTCTCTGAGGTGCCAGGCAAGGAGGTGAACTCAACTTGCTTTGTTCCTTTTGCCCTCTGTTCTGTAAGGCCTGTAATATCTGCCCCTCAAGCAGACACCTCAGGGCTCATCCAGAAAGAGATGTGGTTGTAAGATCCAAGGGGCAAGATGAGATTCTGTGAACATGCCAGTATGTGGTTAACATGGAAACAGCCTCCACTTCTGGAATAGGGGTGGTATGCCCAGCTCGTGTACACTGTGTTAAGAGCTCCTACAGTGCAGAGTGAGGGTTGAGGCTTTTCTACTTGCATTTCTCCCACAAAGACAGTTTTGAGTCCATCCTTGAAATGCAGTGCACAGATAAACTGCTAGCTTCCATTTCCCTTCTGTAAAAATAGAGATAATGCTAAATTCCTTACTTATTTCAAGGCTGATACATGCAATATTGTACCAAGACAAAGGAATATAAACTATGGCCTTCTGGTTAAAGTTTTCAAAAGCTCCTCAGGAACTCCAttgctgcagaagaaattaaacctATATTCCACAGCTATGACTCCTCTTCAGCAGACTTAAAATaccaaggaaaaaattataGATAAATCACTTACTGCCTTAGTTTGAATGCAGTACAGGTTTTCACCATGTTTCCCAGTGAGCTTGTCAGATTATCAAgactattttaattattaagaCTAACCCTGATGACAAACATACTGAATTATGATAGGGCTGATTTTTCCAAAAGTGTTTTAATTGAAACTAAACTATTCCTGCTTTacagtttttcctctcttacGACTCTCTCCTACTCCCGGAGATGACTACAACTTTAACCTGGATGATAATGAAGGAGTCTGTGATCTCTTTGATGTGCAGATACTAAATTATTAGATATTGTGTCAAGCAGACTACTTATCTACCTCTAACTGTAACATTCTAGACTTCTTCATAACCTAAGTATTTGAATAATGAATGTATAACTTCTTAGTTCACTGACTCTGGGAGtatatttccttttgcttcctttacttcacaaaacaaatttaagaacaagaaaaaaagggcTCTTATGAAAAATTCTGGCACTTTTTCACTTGAGTGTTTTCCTGTCTAAGCCAATTGTTTGGAGCTTTCTTCAGTAAGAAAAGCGAAAATACTTTATAGccttttgataattttttaaaaaatgattagGCTTCTTGCTCACAGttaacagcattttctttgaaactttACTGCCAAGAAGctttcaatattattttttaacttttcaaacAATTTTGAAGCTTTCACTGCCAAGTTGAAAAGTGAAGGGTACCAGTTTGAGTTATGTAAGTTGTTTCAGTGAACCAATTTTGTGAAGTGCCTTCTGTTTTAGCACTTTAAGTTTCTCACACTGACTTCTGACATTCCACTTTCCTAGATGATAGGAAAGGTCTGTTTGTAGTTTGTATTAAAGTGTGCCAATACTTGTATAttaacaagatttttttaataaaattgtgCAAACAAAGACAACAGTATTTATGGTCTTCCATTTCTTGCAACCCCTTCGTTGTCCATTTTGCATTACAACTGAGATAATAGGTTTGTGGCAGCATCCACATTTGCTGGTTCCTCTTCCAGATTTGTggaaacctggaaaaaaaaaagagtttcagtttaaagcagaaaataatttctttttattctgctcgaaaaaataacaaaataccCAAACTAATAAATACCCATTGCCCAgaaaatttatcttttatatatttaatttaggCTAATTTTGCAGTCATACTTCAATAATTTGGGGGGATTGCAGGATACACTGAAGTTGAGACATGATCTGAAAATGCTTTGTGCTTTGGGAGTGTCACACCAGTAATGTAACACACACAGCCCAACTGAGACAAGCTCAGCTTTCAGTTCACAACTGCTCTGAACAACACTTTTGCAACTTTGGAGAAAATACTATTCCAGCCTGAGTGATTAAATTCAGCAGTCATGTAGAGCCCTACTAGCACAGGAGCAGTAGTATAGTCTGAATTCCTAGGGAATAAATGACAAGCCAGCAGTGATGGGACCACTGGCTCCAACTGCCTTGAAATCCTGGTTTGGCTTCATCCTGTGCTGGCACCACTGTCACTTGTTTCGCttttccctcagcctctccttaAGGCATTTGACACTTGTTTAGTTGGTCCCAGCTGTACAGAAACTTGATCATCAGGCACACTGACAACTCATGTCCACCTCTCCAAATTCCATCTTTCCCGAATAGCCAGGATGGATTCATCTGCATCTCATCCTGAAGCACTGCTCTCTCTCCCTGAAACTGTGCCTGGAGCATCAGTTAGCAGAAAGAGTTTGTATGGAGGAACTTGTCAGAAATTAAACTTTATGAATTAATTCTTGTGCAAGACTCCAAGTAGGCctgtataaaaaaatagaaaaaggcaagagaaaCACTGTTTTGAATCCTAAAT
The sequence above is drawn from the Parus major isolate Abel chromosome 2, Parus_major1.1, whole genome shotgun sequence genome and encodes:
- the E2F5 gene encoding transcription factor E2F5, with the translated sequence METPGVSHQHSWGDVCTVVLSAKAADTLAVRQKRRIYDITNVLEGIDLIEKKSKNSIQWKGVGAGCNTKEVIDRLRYLEAEIEDLELKEKELDQQKLWLQQSIKNVMDDSTNHQFSYVTHEDICNCFNGDTLLAIQAPCGTQLEVPRPEMGQNRQKKYQINLKSSSGPINVLLINKESSSSKPMVFPVPPPDDLAQPSSQPATPATPIKPAAAPPNPPHHDPNQGQQLPKTAVADTPSDGSAQQDSTAPTAPYSSLPEPELYPSLSGDSAQASASSSDYQSLLPLDVNCILKPNSFDIAKMEEPAGSISGDIIDELMSSDVFPLLRLSPTPGDDYNFNLDDNEGVCDLFDVQILNY